The proteins below are encoded in one region of Paracoccus methylovorus:
- a CDS encoding NAD(P)/FAD-dependent oxidoreductase, which yields MTDKVVVVGAGVVGLSIALVAQARGIAVQVIDREGPAAGASAGNAGAFAFTDILPLASPRIMRQAPKWLLDPLGPLSVPPAYALRIAPWMLRFWRACAPARVRASTTAQTALMDLSKAELEPFLAATGTLPMLRKEGNLQVYESQAEFNASLPGWQAREDHGIEFRHMTLDEMSAVQPGLSSHFTHGTFTPGWYSIADPRDYTVALADRFRANGGEITIAEATGLADDGVLTTAGKLRGRVVLAAGAFSHLLARTLGVRIPLETERGYNTTLPADAFDLRCQITFGGHGFVVSKLTSGIRVGGAVELGGLKLPPNYKRAEAMLKKAAAFLPGLRTGGGEQWMGFRPSLPDSLPAIGPLPGHPNVLCAFGHGHLGLTQSVGTARIVADLLSGADPGIDLAPFSPARF from the coding sequence ATGACCGACAAGGTTGTTGTGGTCGGCGCGGGCGTCGTCGGGCTGAGCATCGCTTTGGTCGCGCAGGCGCGTGGCATTGCGGTGCAGGTGATCGACCGTGAGGGACCGGCGGCGGGTGCCTCGGCCGGCAATGCAGGGGCCTTTGCCTTTACGGATATTCTGCCGCTGGCCTCGCCCCGCATCATGCGGCAGGCGCCGAAATGGCTGCTGGACCCGCTTGGCCCGTTGTCGGTGCCTCCGGCCTATGCTTTGCGCATCGCACCCTGGATGTTGCGTTTTTGGCGGGCCTGCGCGCCTGCGCGGGTCCGTGCCTCGACCACCGCGCAGACCGCCTTGATGGATTTGTCCAAGGCCGAGCTTGAGCCCTTTCTTGCCGCGACCGGAACCCTGCCGATGCTGCGCAAGGAAGGGAACCTTCAGGTCTATGAATCGCAGGCAGAGTTTAACGCGTCGCTGCCGGGGTGGCAGGCGCGCGAAGATCACGGCATCGAGTTCCGGCACATGACCTTGGATGAGATGTCAGCCGTCCAGCCCGGCCTGTCGTCGCATTTCACCCACGGCACGTTTACGCCGGGATGGTACTCCATCGCCGATCCCCGCGATTATACGGTCGCACTGGCCGACCGGTTTCGGGCCAATGGCGGTGAGATCACCATCGCCGAGGCCACGGGTCTGGCCGATGACGGCGTGCTGACCACTGCCGGAAAGCTGCGCGGCCGGGTCGTGCTGGCGGCGGGGGCGTTTTCGCATCTGTTGGCGCGCACGCTGGGGGTCCGCATCCCGCTGGAAACCGAGCGCGGCTATAACACCACGCTGCCCGCCGATGCGTTCGATCTGCGTTGCCAGATCACCTTCGGGGGGCACGGTTTTGTGGTATCCAAGCTGACATCGGGCATCCGTGTCGGCGGGGCGGTAGAGCTTGGCGGCTTGAAGCTGCCGCCGAATTACAAGCGCGCCGAGGCGATGCTGAAAAAGGCCGCCGCCTTCCTTCCGGGGTTGAGAACCGGCGGAGGAGAGCAGTGGATGGGTTTCCGCCCTTCGCTGCCCGACAGCCTGCCTGCCATCGGACCCTTGCCCGGCCATCCCAATGTCCTGTGTGCCTTCGGGCACGGCCATCTGGGTCTGACCCAGTCGGTCGGGACGGCGCGGATCGTGGCCGACCTTTTGTCGGGCGCGGATCCCGGCATCGATTTGGCGCCCTTTTCTCCGGCGCGTTTCTGA
- a CDS encoding amino acid ABC transporter ATP-binding protein — MIEIENVRKSFGQLEVLKGIDLTVSDGEVVTIIGGSGSGKSTLLTCINGLEPIDSGRILIDGTEVHAKSTNLNKLRRKVGIVFQQWNAFPHLTVLDNVTLAPRKVLGMSRAQAEEIGVRQLTHVGLGDKLKTYPGRLSGGQQQRMAIARALAMSPEYMLFDEVTSALDPQLVGEVLDTLKMLAQEGMTMICVTHEMAFARDVSNRVAFFHQGVMAEIGPPQQIFGDPQNPETRKFLSSTRQ, encoded by the coding sequence ATGATTGAGATTGAAAACGTCCGCAAATCCTTTGGACAACTCGAGGTGCTGAAGGGCATCGATCTGACCGTCAGCGATGGCGAGGTGGTTACCATTATCGGCGGGTCCGGCTCGGGTAAGTCCACGCTGCTGACCTGCATCAACGGGTTGGAGCCGATAGATTCCGGCCGCATCCTGATCGACGGGACCGAAGTTCACGCGAAATCCACCAACCTGAACAAGTTGCGTCGCAAGGTCGGCATCGTATTCCAGCAATGGAACGCATTTCCGCATTTGACCGTGCTGGACAATGTCACCCTTGCGCCGCGCAAGGTTCTGGGAATGTCGCGGGCACAGGCGGAAGAGATCGGCGTGCGGCAACTGACCCACGTCGGCCTTGGCGACAAGCTGAAGACCTATCCCGGCAGGTTGTCGGGCGGTCAGCAGCAGCGCATGGCCATTGCCCGCGCCTTGGCCATGTCGCCCGAATACATGCTGTTCGACGAGGTGACCTCGGCGCTGGACCCGCAACTGGTGGGCGAGGTGCTGGATACGCTGAAGATGCTGGCGCAAGAGGGTATGACCATGATCTGCGTCACGCATGAGATGGCATTTGCACGCGATGTGTCCAATCGCGTTGCATTCTTCCATCAGGGCGTCATGGCCGAGATCGGCCCGCCCCAACAGATCTTCGGCGACCCGCAGAACCCGGAAACCCGCAAGTTCCTGTCGAGCACCCGGCAATGA
- a CDS encoding amino acid ABC transporter permease, whose amino-acid sequence MFDTALTVADLIFLAKGAGMTIVVTLISVIAGTLLGIVFGVLRYQVGALWAAPLTFVLDIFRSIPLLIQLVLANAFLGTILRLNISGFTVACIVLSMYTAAYCAEIVRGGIDAVPATTRRAARSLGLSWWQDMREIVLPLATRVALPSWIGLALGVMKDSALVYVVQVTELLKSTQILITRLQEPLFLLLICGTFYFVISFPLARFGGYLEKRWSND is encoded by the coding sequence ATGTTTGATACCGCACTGACAGTCGCCGACCTGATTTTCCTGGCCAAGGGCGCTGGCATGACCATCGTGGTCACGCTGATCTCGGTAATCGCCGGCACCTTGCTTGGCATTGTCTTCGGCGTTCTGCGCTATCAGGTGGGCGCGCTCTGGGCAGCGCCGCTGACCTTTGTTCTGGATATTTTCCGCTCCATCCCGCTGTTGATCCAGCTTGTGCTGGCCAACGCCTTTTTGGGCACGATCCTGCGGCTGAATATCTCGGGCTTCACGGTCGCCTGCATCGTGCTGTCGATGTATACCGCTGCCTATTGCGCCGAGATCGTGCGCGGCGGGATCGACGCGGTGCCGGCCACCACCCGGCGCGCGGCACGGTCGCTGGGCCTGAGTTGGTGGCAGGACATGCGCGAGATCGTCCTGCCGCTGGCCACGCGTGTCGCGCTGCCGTCGTGGATCGGGTTGGCGCTGGGCGTGATGAAGGATTCCGCGCTGGTCTATGTCGTGCAGGTGACCGAGCTTCTGAAATCCACCCAGATCCTGATCACGCGTCTGCAGGAGCCGCTGTTCCTGCTGCTGATCTGCGGCACATTCTATTTTGTCATCTCGTTCCCGCTGGCCCGTTTCGGCGGTTACCTTGAAAAACGGTGGTCCAATGATTGA
- a CDS encoding amino acid ABC transporter permease — protein sequence MFNYTFQWKQAMARLPQMLDGAIVTMQIAILSMIIGILLAIMLTMFRLSGIRVLSAIAKTWVEIARNTPALFQIYMAHFGLGSFGLHLSPYLSLLIGITFNNAGYLTENFRGALKAIPDTQTRAARSLGLGQAGAFRYVVLPQMLRISFLPMTNQMVWAVLMTSLGVTVGMSTDLYGVTQALNALTFRTFELFALAAVIFYVITKVITLGARLIAARLFRY from the coding sequence ATGTTCAATTACACATTCCAATGGAAGCAGGCGATGGCCAGGCTTCCGCAGATGCTGGATGGCGCCATCGTCACCATGCAGATTGCGATCTTGTCGATGATCATCGGCATCCTTCTGGCGATCATGCTGACCATGTTTCGCCTGTCCGGCATCCGCGTGCTGTCCGCCATAGCGAAAACCTGGGTCGAGATTGCGCGCAACACTCCAGCGCTGTTCCAGATCTATATGGCGCATTTCGGGCTGGGCAGCTTTGGCCTGCATCTAAGCCCATATCTGTCGCTGCTGATCGGCATCACCTTCAACAACGCGGGCTACCTGACCGAGAATTTCCGCGGTGCCCTGAAAGCGATCCCCGACACCCAGACCCGCGCGGCGCGTTCGCTGGGGCTGGGGCAGGCGGGGGCGTTCCGATATGTCGTTCTGCCGCAGATGCTGCGCATATCGTTCCTGCCGATGACGAACCAGATGGTCTGGGCGGTCCTGATGACCTCGCTGGGTGTCACCGTCGGGATGAGCACCGATCTTTACGGCGTCACCCAGGCCCTGAACGCGCTGACATTCCGCACGTTCGAGCTGTTCGCGCTGGCCGCGGTGATCTTTTACGTCATCACCAAGGTCATCACCCTTGGTGCACGGCTGATCGCCGCGCGACTGTTCAGGTATTGA
- a CDS encoding ABC transporter substrate-binding protein gives MTKSPIIVSLLAAAVAFATPSYADKLDDIIASGTLRCAVVLDFPPMGMRDESNNPVGFDVDYCNDLAAALGVKAEIVETPFPERIPALMSGRVDVGVASTSDTLERAKTVGMSIPYYAFENAVVANNKVEMASWEDMKGKTVGATAGTYEAIWLEKQVTEWGEGTFRPYQTQADVFLALSQGQLDATVSTVEVANANVNSGNFPGIRVVDKAPMVPDYVALFTLREEYGLLNYLNLFVNQQVRTGRYAELYAKWVGEGEPANLTIPGVYR, from the coding sequence ATGACGAAATCCCCCATTATAGTAAGCCTGCTGGCGGCTGCTGTTGCGTTTGCAACCCCGTCTTACGCCGACAAGCTTGATGACATCATCGCCTCGGGCACCCTGCGCTGTGCGGTCGTCCTGGACTTTCCCCCCATGGGAATGCGCGACGAAAGCAATAATCCCGTCGGCTTCGACGTCGACTATTGCAACGATCTGGCCGCGGCATTGGGCGTGAAGGCCGAGATCGTCGAAACCCCGTTCCCGGAACGGATCCCGGCGCTGATGTCGGGCCGCGTGGACGTGGGGGTCGCCTCGACCTCGGACACGCTGGAGCGTGCCAAGACCGTGGGCATGTCCATACCCTATTACGCCTTCGAGAATGCTGTGGTCGCCAACAACAAGGTCGAGATGGCGAGCTGGGAGGACATGAAAGGCAAGACCGTCGGCGCCACCGCCGGCACCTATGAGGCGATCTGGCTGGAGAAGCAGGTTACCGAATGGGGCGAGGGCACCTTCCGCCCCTATCAGACCCAAGCGGACGTGTTCCTGGCGCTGAGCCAGGGTCAACTGGACGCAACGGTTTCGACCGTCGAGGTTGCGAACGCCAACGTGAATTCCGGCAACTTCCCCGGCATCAGGGTTGTCGACAAGGCGCCGATGGTCCCCGACTATGTGGCCCTGTTCACCCTGCGCGAGGAATACGGGCTGCTCAACTATCTGAACCTGTTCGTGAACCAGCAGGTGCGCACCGGCCGCTATGCCGAACTTTATGCCAAATGGGTTGGTGAGGGCGAACCGGCCAACCTGACGATACCCGGCGTCTATCGCTAA
- a CDS encoding aldehyde dehydrogenase (NADP(+)) gives MDYEFHGKHLVAGEWIATDQRFDNEPAHGPVRSFSVGTVELVDRACEAAEEAFWDYGYSSREDRARFLENIADKIEARAQAITQIGTQETGLPEARLNGERGRTTGQLRLFAEHIRKGDYLDRRHDPALPDRQPLPRPDIRLLERPIGPVAVFGASNFPLAFSTAGGDTAAALAAGCPVVVKGHSAHPGTSEIVAEAIHAAIRACNLHPGVFSLIQGGRRDVGTALVQHPVIKAVGFTGSLAGGRALFDLCASRPEPIPFFGELGSVNPMFLLPAAMAARAEQIGTGWAGSLTMGAGQFCTNPGIAVVQDGPEADRFTAAARSALEQAAPQTMLTAGIARAYHEGKDRFDGRNAVKPVLTTDSDGRQASPNLYETTADAYLQDHMLGEEVFGPLGLIVRVRDAEEMLRLARGFDGQLTATIHMDDADLAAAQRLLPVLERKAGRVLVNGFPTGVEVCDTMVHGGPYPASTNFGATSVGTLSIRRFLRPVSYQNFPEGLLPEDLR, from the coding sequence ATGGATTACGAATTCCACGGCAAGCATCTGGTAGCCGGCGAATGGATCGCCACCGACCAACGCTTTGACAATGAACCGGCGCATGGCCCGGTTCGCAGCTTCAGCGTGGGCACGGTCGAGTTGGTGGACCGCGCCTGCGAGGCTGCGGAAGAGGCGTTCTGGGACTACGGTTATTCCTCGCGCGAGGATCGCGCCCGTTTTCTTGAAAACATCGCTGACAAAATCGAGGCGCGCGCCCAGGCGATCACGCAGATCGGCACGCAGGAAACAGGCCTGCCCGAGGCGCGGCTGAACGGCGAACGTGGCCGCACCACCGGCCAGTTGCGGCTGTTCGCGGAACACATCCGCAAGGGCGACTATCTCGACCGTCGGCACGATCCCGCGCTGCCTGATCGCCAGCCTCTGCCGCGCCCTGATATCCGCTTGCTGGAACGTCCCATCGGCCCGGTGGCGGTTTTCGGCGCCTCGAACTTCCCGCTGGCCTTTTCGACTGCGGGTGGCGACACGGCGGCCGCACTGGCTGCTGGCTGCCCGGTCGTGGTCAAGGGCCACAGCGCCCATCCCGGGACCAGCGAGATCGTGGCCGAGGCGATCCATGCGGCGATCAGGGCCTGCAATCTTCATCCCGGTGTCTTCAGTCTGATTCAGGGGGGCCGGCGCGACGTTGGTACCGCGTTGGTTCAGCACCCCGTCATCAAGGCCGTGGGCTTTACCGGCAGTCTTGCCGGGGGGCGGGCGCTGTTCGACCTCTGCGCCAGCCGGCCCGAGCCGATCCCGTTTTTCGGCGAGCTTGGCTCGGTCAACCCGATGTTCCTGCTGCCTGCGGCAATGGCGGCGCGTGCCGAACAGATCGGCACCGGCTGGGCCGGTTCGCTGACCATGGGTGCAGGCCAGTTCTGCACCAATCCCGGCATCGCGGTTGTGCAGGACGGCCCGGAGGCGGATCGTTTCACCGCCGCCGCCAGATCCGCACTGGAGCAGGCCGCCCCGCAAACCATGCTGACTGCGGGCATCGCGCGCGCCTATCACGAAGGCAAGGATCGCTTCGACGGCCGCAACGCGGTGAAGCCGGTGTTGACCACCGACAGTGATGGCAGGCAGGCCAGCCCGAACCTTTATGAAACCACGGCGGACGCCTATCTTCAGGATCACATGCTGGGCGAAGAGGTTTTCGGCCCGCTGGGCCTGATCGTCCGCGTGCGCGATGCGGAAGAGATGCTGCGCCTTGCCCGCGGCTTCGACGGCCAGTTGACCGCCACGATCCATATGGATGATGCCGATCTGGCGGCCGCGCAGCGGCTGCTGCCGGTGCTGGAGCGCAAGGCTGGCCGGGTTCTGGTCAACGGGTTCCCCACCGGGGTCGAGGTCTGCGACACTATGGTCCATGGCGGCCCTTACCCCGCCAGCACTAATTTCGGTGCCACCAGCGTCGGCACCCTGTCCATCCGCCGTTTCCTGCGGCCGGTCAGCTATCAGAACTTCCCCGAGGGCCTGTTGCCGGAAGATCTCCGCTAA